The stretch of DNA gcacagctgagaCACTTGGGGCACAGCTGAGGGACACGTGGcagacacctgggcacacctgggcacagctggcataCACctggagcacacctgggcacacctgggcacacctgggcacacctgggctacacctggggcacacctgagccCCGCCCCCAGCTGAGCCCCGCCCACCTGTCCCCCCCCCGCAGGTGCTGGGCTCGTGGCTGCCGCTGCTGGGCCCGGGCGCGGCCGAGGACCAGGCGCAGATCgtggagctggtgctggagcgGATGAGGGAGGAGCTGCCCCgcccccgcagcccctcccCCGCCCGGCCACGCCCACAGGTAaccgcccctccccccaccccaccctcCAGGTGCCTCCcggaccccccccaaaactgAGCCCCGCCCCCCTTTGTGCAGGCGTCGGCGACCTCGGGGACCCCCAggccggggacccccccccagcagagaccccagccccagggtgagtgacccctccccccctcccccacgCCCAAAAATCCTTCGGAGCCCCCAAAAATCCAGGGGGGGGCTTCTGGAATTCGGGGATTTGCGTCCTGAAATTGTCGGGATCCGCTTTTGCTCAAAACGTGAAAATTTTCCCTAAAAAGGGGGCTGGGAAAAATCGGGGcttccccaaaaatcctcctcAAGTgtgccccaaaccccaaaagtttaaaataattcccaaaACTTCTTCCAGATACGCAAATTTTGGGGAGCCCCTCCCTCTCCTGGCACGCCCCAAATCTGCCCCCACCCCTCCAGTGCTGCCACGCCCCAAGTTTGGGGGATTTCGCCCCAAATTGGGACTTTACCTGCCTGAAGCCCCGCCCCCTCAGGTGTTTATCTTTCCTCCAGGTGCGCCGCCCCCGTCTGGCcccgcccagccccgccccccgccgcaGGGCCAGCCCCGCCCACAAATGGCTGGAGCGTCACCACGCCCTGCCCAGCCGGGCACCGCCCAACCACGAGGCCCCACCCAGCCCCGCCCGCTCGCGGCCCAGCCCCGCCCACAAACCCCGGCGGCCACGCCCCAGCCACGCCCAACCTCCCCGCAGCCACGCCCACAAACCCCGCCCAGCCCTGCGCAGCCACGCCCACAAACCCCGCCCGGCTCGCCACTGCCACACCCACAAGCCCCACCCACTTCACAGCCACGCCCACCTCTGGCTGCCTCGACATCTCAGCCACGCCCACCCAGCCCACAGCCCCGCCCACAAGCCCCACCTAcctccccgcagccccgcccACAAGCCTCTCCCACATCCCAACCCCGCCCTCAAGCCCCACCCACCTCACAGCCCCGCCCACCCGGCCCAGCCATGTTCCCCCAGCCAAGGCCACAAGCACCGCCCACTTCACAGCCCCGCCCCCAAGCCCCTCCCACATCCGCCCCTCAGCCCCGCCCCTCCAGCATGGCGACATCACCCCAGCCCCGCCCCCAAGCCCCGCCCAcctcctcccctcagccccgccCCCCAGGCCCGGCAACGTCACCCCAGCCCCGCCCCCAAGCCCCGCCCacctccccccagccccgcctcCAGCGCTCCCCCTCCGTTCCCCAGCCCCGCCCTCAAGCCCCACCCTCCTCCACCACGCCCCGCCCCCCTGGCCCGCAGGCCCCGCCCACCACCCGCCAGCCCCGCCCCCAAGCCCCGCCCATCGCCCCCAAACCGGCGCTGGCCCCCAAACCGGGTGGGGCCCCTCCCCCCAGGtaagtggggggggggggccttggtggggggaggggcgAGGCCCCGCCCCCCTCGGgcccccctgaacccccaaattccGCAGCCCCGCCCCCGAGCAGGGGCCCCCCGAGAGCCTGCGGGCGCTGCGGCAGAGCTTCGCCAGCCTCTTCGAGTGAGCCCCGGAATGccggggggaccccaaaaatacccggggggaccccaaaaatacccgggggaacccccaaaaacaGCCAAGAACCCAAAAAATACCCgggggaacccccaaaaatacccGGGGGAACCCAAAAACACCCGGGGGAACCCGAAATATCCAGGggaacccaaaaatccccaggGAACCCTAAAAACACCCAGGGGAACATCCCCAAAACAGCTGCGGGAACCCAAAAAtacctggggaccccaaaaacagccgAGAACCCTAAAAATAGCCGGGGGAACCCAAAAATACCCAGGGAACATTCCAGAAacacctgggaaccccaaaaacacccagggGAACATCCCCAAAACAGCCGGGGGATCCCAAAAACACCTGGGGGAGCCCAAAAATACCGAGGGAACATTCCAGAAACACCCGgcaaccccaaaaacaaccccgggaaccccaaaaacacccgGGGAACGTCCCAAAAACTGCCCCGGAGGACCCCAAAgctccccccaaaatccccctgggacaccccaaaaacccccttgggaacatcccaaaaatcccctcatAACcaccccggggacaccccaaaaacccttcTGGaagcaccccaaaaatcccccgGGGGGCCCCAAAACCCCtttgggaccccccaaaatccatccctgcTTTCTGACCCCACAAGTGGGGGGGTTCGGGTACCCGGGACCCCCCgaaattcaccccaaatccacccgggacaccccaaaaccccctgggggaccc from Vidua chalybeata isolate OUT-0048 chromosome 32, bVidCha1 merged haplotype, whole genome shotgun sequence encodes:
- the SYN1 gene encoding synapsin-1, translating into MIPKLAQNYPKIAKRTPWHRAWVDACAGLFGGADICGVEALRDPDGQEHIVQVLGSWLPLLGPGAAEDQAQIVELVLERMREELPRPRSPSPARPRPQASATSGTPRPGTPPQQRPQPQGAPPPSGPAQPRPPPQGQPRPQMAGASPRPAQPGTAQPRGPTQPRPLAAQPRPQTPAATPQPRPTSPQPRPQTPPSPAQPRPQTPPGSPLPHPQAPPTSQPRPPLAASTSQPRPPSPQPRPQAPPTSPQPRPQASPTSQPRPQAPPTSQPRPPGPAMFPQPRPQAPPTSQPRPQAPPTSAPQPRPSSMATSPQPRPQAPPTSSPQPRPPGPATSPQPRPQAPPTSPQPRLQRSPSVPQPRPQAPPSSTTPRPPGPQAPPTTRQPRPQAPPIAPKPALAPKPGGAPPPSPAPEQGPPESLRALRQSFASLFE